GTCGGTTGCCACCCGGAGCCGTACCCCCATTGCGCTGCCGAACCCTGCCAGCTGCAGCTGGGTGGAATACCGCGGCCACCGGAAGTCCCCGTTCCGCTGGAGCACCGCCACGGGATGGCCGCCTGAAAGGACCTCGTTGACCGGGCCCTCCTTGGCTTCCCGCTCCCACTCCAAAAGATGGACCACGTCGTCCGACGTGCCGGTAGCGGCTGGATTCCTCTTGGGCTGGTGCACCAGGACCCCGCACTCTATCCGGAGCCCCGTGGCCCGCACCACTGTCCGGACGGTCGCGGCCGCCAGAAGGTCGAGGGAATCATGCAGGCTGTGGGTGCCGGTCACCAGATCAAGCACCAGCCCGTCCGGGCTGCCGGACTCAGCCGGCCTTCCGGCGGGCCGGGCCGGTGCCTGCCGCTGGTCGACGCCCTGCCGGGAACGAAGAGGGCCGGCGACGGCTGGGGGAGAGGCCTTGGTCTCAAAGGCCTCCTCGTCGCCGGCCCCGCTTAATACCCGCGTCCGATGGACCGGGAAACCCGCGCTTACCTGCTGTGCGTGCATTGCCGTCTCACACCCCCTAGTGAGCCAAGTCCTACAAGCCTGAACACGTCTTGTCTCTGAGAAAAAAGTAGTTGGGCC
The Arthrobacter sp. PGP41 genome window above contains:
- a CDS encoding ANTAR domain-containing protein — its product is MHAQQVSAGFPVHRTRVLSGAGDEEAFETKASPPAVAGPLRSRQGVDQRQAPARPAGRPAESGSPDGLVLDLVTGTHSLHDSLDLLAAATVRTVVRATGLRIECGVLVHQPKRNPAATGTSDDVVHLLEWEREAKEGPVNEVLSGGHPVAVLQRNGDFRWPRYSTQLQLAGFGSAMGVRLRVATDYAESGAADGTAYGGIGAALAFFAQDAKAFPLQVIAEARTFAGLAAQSLGMAISLHSARSMATDLRSALDSRTSINVACGVIMAQNRCSYHEAFAILAKASSHRNIKVRLVAEDILERLPEGPPRAHFGH